In a single window of the Streptomyces sp. HUAS ZL42 genome:
- a CDS encoding serine/threonine-protein kinase — MSEEPRGERLIAGRYRLLSPLGEGGMGTVWRARDEVLQREVAVKEVRAPAGLAAADVERMYARLEREAWAAARVANRNVVTVYDVATQDGRPWIVMELVRGISLAELLDAEGPLSPQRAAHIGAEVLAALRSAHEAGVLHRDVKPANVLMANDGRVVLTDFGIATVEGSSALTMTGEVIGSPEFLAPERALGRTPGPESDLWSLGVLLYAAVEGNSPFRQDTPLSTLRAIVDEELPPPRRAGPLAPVIEGLLRKDPAERLPADRAEQDLRVIGAGGTPSGEGGPGSDTVQAAPYTPTIATPPQPYPQRFHQEPPTPPWPATTGATQPAPAAATTTTTEPDRNRRAAVFLLAGVVAVALAVAGLTYALLNQDDGKGASGSPTGTRSGPVTAPTSGEATATTPEPSASPSQSSSATTAAPAQTVHVTVTGANTQYTGACPPPDAQAPSFTATFTVGRLPAKVDYRWVTKDGEVSNPGWKTLSFPSGGGKSKQDTVVVTTYAESGTYQNEIGVEVRDPVHKTSNAVPFSVTCVTETPSDGASASPSPSP, encoded by the coding sequence GTGTCCGAAGAACCGCGCGGTGAACGTCTGATCGCGGGCCGCTACCGTCTCCTCTCCCCGTTGGGCGAGGGCGGTATGGGCACGGTGTGGCGGGCCCGCGACGAGGTGCTGCAGCGCGAGGTCGCCGTCAAGGAGGTGCGCGCCCCGGCCGGACTGGCGGCCGCCGACGTGGAACGGATGTACGCCCGTCTCGAGCGGGAGGCCTGGGCCGCGGCCCGGGTCGCCAACCGCAACGTGGTGACGGTGTACGACGTGGCCACACAGGACGGCCGCCCCTGGATCGTCATGGAGCTGGTCCGGGGCATCTCCCTGGCCGAGCTCCTGGACGCCGAGGGCCCGCTGTCCCCGCAGCGCGCGGCGCACATCGGCGCGGAGGTGCTGGCGGCGCTGCGCTCCGCGCACGAGGCCGGTGTGCTGCACCGGGACGTGAAACCGGCGAACGTGCTGATGGCGAACGACGGCCGGGTCGTGCTCACCGACTTCGGTATCGCGACGGTCGAGGGCAGCTCCGCGCTGACGATGACCGGTGAGGTCATCGGTTCGCCCGAGTTCCTGGCGCCGGAGCGGGCGCTCGGCCGCACGCCCGGCCCGGAGTCCGACCTGTGGTCGCTCGGCGTGCTGCTGTACGCCGCGGTCGAGGGCAACTCCCCGTTCCGCCAGGACACCCCGCTGAGCACCCTGCGCGCGATCGTCGACGAGGAACTGCCGCCGCCGCGAAGGGCGGGCCCGCTCGCGCCGGTGATCGAGGGGCTGTTGCGCAAGGACCCGGCCGAGCGGCTGCCCGCCGACCGGGCGGAGCAGGACCTGCGGGTGATCGGCGCTGGGGGTACCCCCTCCGGGGAAGGCGGTCCCGGTTCCGACACCGTGCAGGCGGCGCCGTACACACCGACGATCGCCACTCCTCCGCAGCCCTATCCCCAGCGGTTCCACCAGGAGCCGCCCACGCCGCCGTGGCCCGCCACGACCGGGGCGACGCAGCCCGCCCCCGCGGCGGCGACCACCACCACGACGGAGCCGGACCGCAACCGCCGCGCCGCCGTGTTCCTCCTGGCGGGCGTGGTCGCCGTCGCGCTGGCCGTGGCGGGTCTGACGTACGCGCTGCTGAACCAGGACGACGGCAAGGGCGCCAGTGGCAGCCCCACCGGCACCCGGAGCGGGCCCGTCACGGCGCCCACGAGCGGCGAGGCAACGGCGACGACACCGGAGCCGAGCGCCTCCCCCAGCCAGAGCAGCAGCGCCACGACCGCCGCTCCGGCGCAGACCGTCCACGTCACCGTCACGGGAGCGAACACGCAGTACACCGGGGCCTGCCCGCCGCCCGACGCGCAGGCGCCGTCGTTCACGGCGACGTTCACGGTCGGCCGGCTGCCCGCAAAGGTCGACTACCGCTGGGTGACCAAGGACGGCGAGGTCTCCAACCCGGGTTGGAAGACCCTCTCGTTCCCCTCCGGGGGCGGGAAGTCCAAGCAGGACACGGTGGTCGTGACGACGTACGCGGAGAGCGGGACGTACCAGAACGAGATCGGCGTCGAGGTGCGCGACCCGGTGCACAAGACGTCCAACGCGGTGCCGTTCTCGGTGACGTGCGTGACGGAGACCCCGTCGGACGGGGCCTCCGCTTCACCTTCGCCCTCCCCGTGA
- a CDS encoding DUF4331 domain-containing protein: MTPISRSGAGRRSVATLICGALAAGGLAAAGVATLEPGAASASSHREAPLISGTPQYDNTDVYAFVSPDKPDTTTIIANWIPFEEPAGGPNFFPFAEDAQYDIHIDSNGDAQGDLLFRYTFKTHVKNKKTFLYNTGAVESLDDPDLNVTQTYDLELIKLRKQKVMSKTKIANDVAVAPSNVGKASMPDYKKLRDQAIYKLHNGTTTFAGQADDPFFLDLRVFDLLYGGNLSEVGNDTLKGYNVNSIALQVPTHMITESSKQPIVGIWSTTQRQNAKGYYEQVSRLGNPLVNEVVNPLKDKDKFNASAPWDDAQFLKNVTNPELPKLIEAIYKIKAPAEPRNDLVDVFLKGVKGLNQPPYVRPSEELRLNTSIKPTASPKRLGVLDGDNAGFPNGRRLTDDVIDASLQVVEGELVGSKNDLGDAVDKNDKDFEKYFPYVALPTEGSRGPLAKGTSGDADVRSQLGDALQPAGSSNTTLIAASAGAGAGGILLIGAGLAWWRRMRSRAY; this comes from the coding sequence ATGACACCTATCTCCAGGAGTGGCGCGGGACGCAGGAGTGTCGCGACCCTGATCTGTGGTGCGCTGGCCGCCGGGGGGCTCGCAGCCGCCGGCGTGGCCACGCTGGAACCGGGGGCGGCATCCGCCTCCAGCCACCGGGAGGCGCCGCTGATCTCGGGCACTCCCCAGTACGACAACACCGACGTGTACGCCTTCGTGAGCCCGGACAAGCCGGACACGACGACGATCATCGCGAACTGGATCCCGTTCGAGGAGCCGGCCGGCGGACCGAACTTCTTCCCGTTCGCCGAGGACGCCCAGTACGACATCCACATCGACAGCAACGGTGACGCCCAGGGCGACCTGTTGTTCCGGTACACGTTCAAGACGCATGTGAAGAACAAGAAGACGTTCCTGTACAACACGGGTGCCGTCGAGAGTCTGGACGACCCCGACCTCAACGTGACGCAGACGTACGACCTCGAGCTGATCAAGCTGCGCAAGCAGAAGGTCATGTCCAAGACGAAGATCGCGAACGACGTGGCGGTGGCACCGTCGAACGTCGGCAAGGCGTCCATGCCGGACTACAAGAAGCTGCGCGACCAGGCGATCTACAAGCTGCACAACGGTACGACGACGTTCGCCGGCCAGGCCGACGACCCGTTCTTCCTGGACCTGCGGGTCTTCGACCTGCTCTACGGCGGGAACCTCTCCGAGGTCGGCAACGACACGCTCAAGGGCTACAACGTCAACTCGATCGCCCTCCAGGTCCCGACGCACATGATCACGGAGTCGTCGAAGCAGCCGATCGTCGGCATCTGGTCGACCACGCAGCGCCAGAACGCCAAGGGCTACTACGAGCAGGTCTCGCGCCTCGGCAACCCGCTGGTCAACGAGGTCGTCAACCCGCTGAAGGACAAGGACAAGTTCAACGCGTCCGCGCCGTGGGACGACGCCCAGTTCCTGAAGAACGTGACCAACCCGGAGCTGCCGAAGCTCATCGAGGCGATCTACAAGATCAAGGCGCCCGCCGAGCCGCGCAACGACCTGGTCGACGTCTTCCTGAAGGGCGTGAAGGGCCTCAACCAGCCCCCGTACGTGCGCCCGTCGGAGGAGCTGCGCCTCAACACCTCGATCAAGCCGACGGCCAGCCCCAAGCGGCTCGGTGTCCTCGACGGCGACAACGCGGGCTTCCCGAACGGGCGCCGGCTGACGGACGACGTGATCGACGCCTCGCTGCAGGTCGTCGAGGGTGAGCTGGTCGGTTCCAAGAACGACCTGGGCGACGCGGTCGACAAGAACGACAAGGACTTCGAGAAGTACTTCCCGTACGTCGCACTGCCCACCGAGGGCTCGCGCGGTCCGCTCGCCAAGGGCACCAGCGGTGACGCCGACGTCCGCAGCCAGCTCGGCGACGCGCTGCAGCCGGCCGGGAGCAGCAACACCACGCTGATCGCCGCCTCCGCGGGCGCCGGCGCGGGCGGAATCCTGCTGATCGGCGCCGGCCTGGCCTGGTGGCGCCGGATGCGGAGCCGGGCGTACTGA
- a CDS encoding S8 family peptidase: MAQLRSKRLRFAAITGLATAALVGGLTALPAQAAPAEGKVLAAGSPTAVKDSYIVTLKTGSAGFKASSSEGKGLIKEYGGTVGKTFDKVLNGYTATLSATEAERLAADPAVASVEQNQRVQLLDTTQSSAPWGLDRIDQTSLPLSGTYTYPDSAGSGVTVYVIDTGVRITHTQISGRASYGYDAVDGDTTASDGNGHGTHVATTIAGTTYGVAKKADVVAVRVLDNNGSGTTAGVIDGIEWVTENHTTPAVANMSLGGSASTSLDTAVANSIASGVTYAVAAGNSSANASSYSPARVSTAITVGATTSSDARASYSNYGSVLDIFAPGSSIVAGYNTSDTATATLSGTSMATPHVAGAAAIYLSGHTSATPATVASALVNGATSGVLTSVGTGSPNKLLKIVS, encoded by the coding sequence ATGGCACAACTGCGTAGCAAGAGACTTCGGTTCGCCGCGATAACCGGCCTGGCGACCGCCGCCCTCGTGGGCGGGCTCACCGCACTTCCCGCCCAGGCCGCCCCGGCCGAGGGCAAGGTGCTGGCGGCCGGCTCCCCCACCGCCGTCAAGGACAGCTACATCGTCACGCTGAAGACGGGGTCCGCCGGCTTCAAGGCGTCCTCGAGCGAGGGCAAGGGCCTGATCAAGGAGTACGGCGGCACGGTCGGGAAGACCTTCGACAAGGTCCTCAACGGCTACACCGCCACCCTCTCCGCCACCGAGGCCGAGCGGCTCGCCGCCGACCCGGCCGTGGCCTCCGTCGAGCAGAACCAGCGGGTCCAGCTGCTCGACACCACGCAGTCCAGCGCCCCCTGGGGCCTGGACCGCATCGACCAGACCTCCCTGCCGCTCTCCGGCACCTACACCTACCCGGACAGCGCGGGCAGCGGCGTGACCGTGTACGTCATCGACACGGGCGTCCGCATCACGCACACCCAGATCAGCGGCCGTGCCTCGTACGGCTACGACGCCGTCGACGGCGACACCACCGCCTCCGACGGCAACGGCCACGGCACGCATGTGGCCACCACGATCGCCGGCACGACCTACGGCGTCGCCAAGAAGGCCGACGTCGTGGCCGTCCGGGTCCTCGACAACAACGGCTCCGGCACCACCGCCGGCGTCATCGACGGCATCGAGTGGGTCACCGAGAACCACACCACCCCGGCAGTCGCCAACATGTCCCTCGGCGGCTCCGCCTCCACCTCGCTGGACACGGCCGTCGCCAACTCCATCGCCAGTGGGGTGACCTACGCGGTCGCGGCCGGCAACAGCAGCGCCAACGCCTCCTCGTACTCCCCGGCCCGTGTCTCCACGGCGATCACGGTCGGCGCCACCACCAGCTCGGACGCCAGGGCAAGCTATTCCAACTACGGCTCCGTCCTGGACATCTTCGCGCCCGGCTCGTCGATCGTCGCGGGCTACAACACCAGTGACACCGCCACCGCCACGCTCTCCGGCACCTCGATGGCCACCCCGCACGTCGCGGGCGCCGCGGCGATCTACCTCTCCGGCCACACCTCGGCGACTCCGGCCACGGTCGCCTCGGCCCTGGTGAACGGCGCCACCTCCGGCGTCCTCACCAGCGTGGGCACCGGCTCGCCGAACAAGCTCCTGAAGATCGTGTCGTAG
- a CDS encoding sulfite exporter TauE/SafE family protein, whose translation MKARRVFASGAAVLTAACALALFPSTSASAHPLGNFTVNRYDGLVAAPGGLRVDHVEDLAEIPATQAEPDLERLGTTEWARQRCETAAGGSKLTVDGRPTALTVVTSKAVLRPGQAGLNTLRVECRFTAPLPQGDTVALGFHGAGASSGPGWREITARGDRMTLTASDVPTKSPSRELTTYPAELLSSPADTATASLRVRPGGPALAEEDRDAPAASVLPRGADRWTRALDGLVSRHDLTFGFAALALVIAVGLGALHALAPGHGKTLMAATAAARGGRARLKDVLPLAASVTVTHTLGVVALGLLVTAGSAAAPSVIAWLGLASGALVMAAGASLVRRAWHNRRHGHGHGHGHSHGHGHGHSHGHGHDHDHPHPHPHPHDHGGEHSHDEDTEVPERHLVLAGAHAEPTATAIAAPAPTHDAKHEHNHDHEHGHDHSHSHSHDHDRDPHTFAHTHGGFTHTHATAPTLRGTILLGFAGGLVPSPSAVVVLVGAAALGKAWFGLLLVVAYGIGLALTLTAAGVAVVKLGTGMNRLLDRRPRLTAGPPAAFVRRTAPLGSALVVVALGAGLLLKGAASVLG comes from the coding sequence GTGAAAGCCCGTCGTGTGTTCGCCTCCGGCGCGGCCGTCCTGACGGCCGCCTGCGCGCTCGCGCTGTTCCCTTCCACCAGCGCGAGCGCGCATCCCCTGGGCAACTTCACCGTCAACCGCTACGACGGTCTCGTCGCCGCCCCCGGCGGGCTGCGCGTCGACCATGTCGAGGACCTCGCCGAGATCCCGGCCACCCAGGCCGAACCGGACCTCGAACGGCTCGGCACCACCGAGTGGGCCCGGCAGCGGTGCGAGACGGCCGCTGGGGGCAGCAAGCTCACCGTCGACGGCCGTCCGACCGCGCTCACGGTGGTCACCAGCAAGGCGGTCCTGCGTCCGGGGCAGGCGGGGCTGAACACCCTGCGCGTCGAGTGCCGCTTCACGGCTCCCCTCCCCCAGGGCGACACCGTGGCCCTCGGGTTCCACGGCGCGGGCGCCTCCTCCGGCCCGGGCTGGCGGGAGATCACCGCGCGCGGCGACCGTATGACGCTCACCGCGTCGGACGTACCCACGAAGTCGCCGTCCCGCGAACTCACCACTTATCCGGCGGAGTTGCTCTCCTCGCCCGCCGACACCGCGACCGCCTCGCTGCGCGTGCGCCCCGGCGGCCCGGCCCTTGCCGAGGAGGACCGCGACGCGCCCGCCGCGTCCGTCCTGCCACGCGGCGCCGACCGCTGGACGCGCGCCCTCGACGGCCTGGTCTCCCGCCACGACCTCACGTTCGGCTTCGCCGCGCTGGCCCTGGTGATCGCCGTGGGCCTGGGCGCGTTGCACGCGCTCGCCCCGGGCCACGGCAAGACCCTCATGGCCGCGACGGCAGCCGCCCGGGGCGGCCGGGCCCGCCTCAAGGACGTCCTGCCCCTGGCCGCTTCGGTGACGGTCACCCACACCCTGGGGGTGGTCGCGCTCGGCCTCCTGGTCACCGCCGGTTCGGCCGCCGCGCCCTCGGTGATCGCCTGGCTGGGCCTGGCGAGCGGCGCCCTGGTGATGGCGGCGGGCGCGAGCCTCGTACGACGGGCCTGGCACAACCGGCGACACGGGCATGGACACGGGCACGGGCACTCGCACGGGCATGGGCATGGGCACTCGCACGGGCATGGGCACGATCACGACCACCCGCACCCGCATCCCCACCCGCACGACCACGGTGGCGAGCACTCGCACGACGAGGACACCGAGGTCCCCGAACGCCACCTGGTCCTGGCCGGCGCACACGCCGAACCCACGGCAACCGCCATCGCGGCCCCCGCACCCACGCACGACGCCAAGCACGAGCACAACCACGACCACGAGCACGGTCACGACCACAGCCACAGCCACAGCCACGACCACGACCGCGATCCCCACACCTTCGCACACACCCACGGCGGCTTCACCCACACCCACGCGACCGCCCCCACCCTCCGCGGCACGATCCTCCTCGGCTTCGCGGGCGGGCTCGTCCCCAGTCCCTCCGCCGTGGTGGTGCTGGTCGGCGCGGCGGCACTGGGCAAGGCCTGGTTCGGCCTGCTCCTCGTGGTGGCGTACGGCATCGGCCTCGCCCTCACTCTCACCGCGGCCGGTGTCGCGGTCGTGAAGCTGGGCACGGGCATGAACCGGCTGCTGGACCGGCGCCCCCGCCTGACCGCCGGTCCGCCGGCGGCCTTCGTCCGCAGGACCGCTCCCCTGGGGTCCGCGCTGGTCGTCGTGGCGCTCGGGGCCGGTTTGCTGCTCAAGGGGGCGGCATCCGTACTCGGCTGA
- a CDS encoding tetratricopeptide repeat protein → MSPRTNDEAREREHGEPPASSPQREHGEKAGATPEPGSSNPAQGATTVPAEERLTAEDRLPAQDEAPTEAQATDEQRVAAVRRVATAGRRWRSLQLAGCAALLAIALTGGAIAFGAARDGGGATVAAASSAVSPGLLASGDLDASITSLQAHLRGQPRDFGSWATLGLAYVEQARTKGDPSRYPQAEKALKRSLELRPDNDSALSGRAALAAARHDFADALKYADQALKQNPYSERALCSRVDALVELGRYDEASKAADIADDRRPGVPVFTRYAYVHELRGDVTTARRVLEQALRASTTPGDIAYVAGQLGQLAWNQGDYDTALTDYARALAADENYLPALEGRARAQAASGDRAGAIKGLQNVVARYPLPGPLVALGELYEDRGADGDKAKAADQYALVDAWTALARANGVNADLDTALAAADHGDRAAALRAARAEWARRHTVHTADALAWALHVNGKDAEALPYARQATATGYRNAAFLYHRGVIEHATGRAKDARTHLTAALKLNPGFSPLGAREARTALKDLEAAK, encoded by the coding sequence ATGTCCCCGCGTACGAACGACGAGGCACGGGAGCGTGAGCACGGCGAGCCCCCGGCTTCGTCGCCGCAGCGTGAGCACGGCGAGAAGGCGGGCGCCACGCCGGAGCCCGGCTCCTCGAACCCCGCGCAGGGCGCGACGACGGTCCCGGCCGAGGAACGGCTGACCGCCGAGGACCGGCTTCCCGCCCAGGACGAGGCCCCGACCGAAGCGCAGGCCACCGACGAACAACGCGTGGCCGCGGTCCGGCGTGTCGCCACTGCGGGCCGGCGTTGGCGGAGTCTGCAACTCGCAGGATGTGCCGCTCTGTTGGCGATCGCCCTCACCGGCGGCGCCATCGCCTTCGGCGCCGCGCGGGACGGCGGCGGTGCCACCGTCGCGGCCGCCTCCAGTGCCGTCTCCCCGGGCCTGCTCGCCAGTGGCGACCTCGACGCCAGCATCACCTCGCTGCAGGCCCATCTCCGCGGCCAGCCACGGGACTTCGGCAGCTGGGCCACCCTCGGCCTCGCCTATGTCGAACAGGCCCGCACCAAGGGCGATCCCTCCCGCTACCCGCAGGCCGAGAAGGCGCTGAAGCGGTCGCTGGAGCTGCGGCCGGACAACGACTCCGCGCTCTCCGGACGCGCCGCTCTCGCCGCCGCCCGCCACGACTTCGCGGACGCCCTGAAGTACGCCGACCAGGCCCTGAAGCAGAACCCCTACAGCGAACGCGCCCTGTGCAGCCGTGTCGACGCCCTCGTCGAACTCGGCCGCTACGACGAGGCGTCGAAGGCCGCCGACATCGCCGACGACCGGCGCCCCGGCGTCCCGGTCTTCACGCGGTACGCGTACGTGCACGAGCTGCGCGGTGACGTGACCACCGCCCGCCGGGTCCTGGAGCAGGCCCTCAGGGCCTCCACCACCCCGGGGGACATCGCGTACGTAGCCGGCCAGCTGGGCCAACTCGCCTGGAACCAGGGCGACTACGACACGGCCCTCACCGACTACGCACGCGCCCTCGCCGCCGACGAGAACTACCTCCCCGCCCTGGAGGGCCGCGCCCGCGCCCAGGCCGCGAGCGGTGACCGAGCGGGGGCGATCAAGGGCCTGCAGAACGTGGTCGCCCGCTACCCCCTCCCCGGCCCCCTTGTCGCGCTGGGTGAGCTGTACGAGGACCGCGGTGCCGACGGCGACAAGGCGAAGGCCGCCGACCAGTACGCCCTCGTGGACGCCTGGACGGCACTCGCCCGCGCCAACGGCGTCAACGCCGACCTCGACACCGCGCTCGCCGCCGCCGACCACGGGGACCGGGCGGCGGCGCTGCGCGCGGCCCGCGCCGAATGGGCCCGCCGCCACACCGTGCACACCGCGGACGCCCTCGCCTGGGCCCTGCACGTCAACGGCAAGGACGCGGAGGCGCTCCCCTACGCCCGGCAGGCCACCGCCACCGGCTACCGCAACGCCGCGTTCCTCTACCACCGCGGCGTGATCGAACACGCCACGGGCCGTGCGAAGGACGCCCGCACCCACCTCACGGCGGCACTCAAGCTGAACCCGGGCTTCTCGCCCCTGGGCGCCCGTGAGGCCCGTACGGCGCTGAAGGACCTGGAGGCGGCCAAGTGA
- a CDS encoding SGNH/GDSL hydrolase family protein: MRRSRLALFLGSILLAAVSALTGATTAQASQPAATGGYVALGDSYSSGVGAGSYISSSGDCKRSTKAYPYLWKAAHSPSSFTFAACSGARTDDVLASQLGGLGSSTGLVSITVGGNDAGFADVMTTCVLQSDSACISRINTAKAYVDSTLPGKLDKVYAAITTKAPGAHVVVLGYPRFYKLGTTCLGLSETKRKAINDAADYLDTAIAKRAADHGFAFGDVRTTFTAHEICSGSSWLHSVNWLNIGESYHPTASGQSGGYLPVLNNTA; encoded by the coding sequence ATGAGACGTTCCCGACTTGCCCTTTTCCTGGGCTCGATCCTCCTCGCCGCCGTCTCCGCTCTCACCGGGGCGACCACGGCGCAGGCATCCCAACCGGCCGCCACAGGCGGCTATGTGGCGCTCGGCGACTCCTACTCCTCCGGAGTCGGCGCAGGCAGTTACATCAGCTCGAGCGGCGACTGCAAGCGCAGCACGAAGGCCTACCCCTACCTCTGGAAGGCCGCCCACTCACCGTCGTCGTTCACGTTCGCAGCATGCTCGGGCGCCCGAACGGATGATGTTCTGGCGAGTCAGCTCGGCGGACTCGGCTCCTCCACCGGCCTCGTCTCGATCACCGTCGGAGGAAACGACGCCGGATTCGCGGACGTCATGACCACCTGCGTCCTGCAGTCCGACAGCGCGTGCATCTCCCGCATCAACACAGCCAAGGCGTACGTCGACTCCACGCTCCCGGGAAAGCTCGACAAGGTCTACGCGGCGATCACCACCAAGGCCCCGGGCGCCCACGTCGTCGTCCTCGGCTACCCCCGCTTCTACAAGCTCGGCACCACCTGCCTCGGCCTCTCCGAGACCAAGCGCAAGGCCATCAACGACGCGGCCGACTACCTCGACACCGCCATCGCCAAGCGCGCCGCCGACCACGGCTTCGCCTTCGGCGACGTCCGCACCACCTTCACCGCCCACGAGATCTGCTCCGGCAGTTCCTGGCTGCACAGCGTCAACTGGCTCAACATCGGCGAGTCCTACCACCCGACCGCCTCCGGGCAGTCGGGCGGCTACCTGCCGGTCCTGAACAACACCGCCTGA
- a CDS encoding glycosyltransferase family 2 protein, producing MSSVLRPASSGHRPLTAGKYRPISTHLAIAPPVSVVIPAMNEAENLPYVFKTLPDWIHEVVLVDGNSTDNTVEVARDLWPGVKVVKQRGKGKGDALITGFEACTGDIIVMVDADGSADGNEIVSYVSALVSGADFAKGSRFANGGGTDDMTLIRKLGNWALCTVVNRKFGARYTDLCYGYNAFWRHCLDKIDLDCTGFEVETLMNIRVVKAGLKVQEIPSHEYLRIHGASNLRAVRDGFRVLKVILKERSNRRALRARAQHSPLLDTVRGEVS from the coding sequence ATGAGCTCAGTTCTGCGCCCGGCGTCGTCGGGGCATCGTCCTCTGACGGCCGGGAAATACCGGCCTATCTCCACCCACCTGGCCATCGCGCCGCCGGTGAGCGTGGTGATCCCCGCCATGAACGAGGCGGAGAACCTCCCGTACGTCTTCAAGACACTTCCGGACTGGATCCACGAAGTCGTTCTCGTGGACGGCAATTCCACCGACAACACCGTCGAGGTCGCCCGTGACCTGTGGCCCGGCGTCAAGGTCGTGAAGCAGCGCGGCAAGGGCAAGGGAGACGCCCTGATCACCGGCTTCGAGGCCTGCACCGGCGACATCATCGTGATGGTCGACGCGGACGGCTCCGCCGACGGCAACGAGATCGTGTCGTACGTCTCCGCCCTCGTCTCGGGCGCGGACTTCGCCAAGGGCTCCCGCTTCGCCAACGGCGGCGGCACCGACGACATGACCCTCATCCGCAAGCTGGGCAACTGGGCGCTGTGCACGGTGGTCAACCGCAAGTTCGGGGCCCGCTACACCGACCTCTGCTACGGATACAACGCGTTCTGGCGGCACTGCCTCGACAAGATCGACCTCGACTGCACCGGCTTCGAGGTGGAGACCCTGATGAACATCCGGGTGGTCAAGGCCGGACTCAAGGTGCAGGAGATCCCCAGCCACGAGTACCTGCGCATCCACGGCGCCAGCAATCTGCGGGCCGTGCGGGACGGGTTCCGGGTGCTCAAGGTGATCCTCAAGGAGCGCTCGAACCGGCGTGCGCTGCGCGCGCGGGCCCAGCACTCGCCGTTGCTCGACACGGTCCGGGGAGAGGTGTCTTGA
- a CDS encoding glycosyltransferase family 2 protein, which translates to MSGPDISVVICVYTEDRWEDILAAVSSVRTQSHPALETLLVVDHNPALLDRLTKEYKEADEVRVLANAGPRGLSAGRNTGIAASRGEVVAFLDDDAVAERYWLRHFASAYADPRVMAVGGRTVPIWASGRRPQWFPEEFDWVVGCTYKGLPSGRVRVRNVLGGNASFRRTAFDAAGGFATGIGRDGDKRPLGCEETELCIRLARARPDAVLLIDDRAVIHHRVPEAREHFGYFRTRTYAEGLSKALVARSVGAGKGLESERRYTTRVLPAGVARGLRDALLARPGGAGRAGAIVAGVLTAAGGYVVGSVRARRGGGAFSVVTIEGGTSE; encoded by the coding sequence TTGAGCGGTCCCGACATCTCCGTCGTGATCTGCGTCTACACCGAGGACCGCTGGGAGGACATCCTCGCGGCGGTCTCCTCCGTGCGGACGCAATCGCATCCCGCGCTCGAGACGCTCCTCGTCGTCGACCACAACCCGGCGCTCCTGGACCGGCTGACCAAGGAGTACAAGGAGGCCGACGAGGTCCGCGTGCTCGCCAACGCGGGGCCCCGCGGGCTGTCCGCAGGCCGCAACACCGGCATCGCGGCCTCGCGCGGCGAGGTCGTCGCCTTCCTCGACGACGACGCGGTGGCCGAGCGGTACTGGCTGCGGCACTTCGCCTCCGCGTACGCCGACCCGCGCGTGATGGCCGTCGGCGGCCGGACGGTGCCGATCTGGGCGTCGGGGCGGCGGCCGCAGTGGTTCCCCGAGGAGTTCGACTGGGTGGTGGGCTGTACGTACAAGGGTCTGCCGTCCGGCCGGGTCCGCGTCCGCAACGTCCTCGGCGGGAACGCCTCGTTCCGCCGTACGGCGTTCGACGCGGCGGGCGGTTTCGCCACCGGCATCGGGCGCGACGGGGACAAGCGTCCGCTGGGCTGCGAGGAGACGGAGCTGTGCATCCGTCTCGCCCGCGCCAGACCCGACGCGGTCCTGCTGATCGACGACCGTGCGGTGATCCACCACCGGGTGCCCGAGGCGCGCGAGCACTTCGGGTACTTCCGCACGCGCACCTACGCCGAGGGCCTGTCGAAAGCGCTCGTCGCCCGGAGTGTGGGCGCGGGCAAGGGGCTCGAGTCGGAACGCCGGTACACCACCCGGGTCCTGCCCGCCGGGGTGGCGCGCGGGCTGCGCGACGCGCTGCTCGCCCGGCCGGGCGGCGCGGGACGGGCGGGCGCGATCGTCGCCGGAGTGCTCACGGCGGCCGGGGGGTACGTCGTGGGGAGTGTCC
- a CDS encoding sigma-70 family RNA polymerase sigma factor: MEADELLMLVAGGDQKAFEQLYGLVSGPVFGLVKRVVRDPAQSEEVSQEVLLELWRSAARFDPARGSALSWILTLAHRRAVDRVRSARAAGEREQREARRAHHPAFDQVSEEVEAGLEREWVRRCLDRLTALQRQSVTLAYYDGYTYREVAERLSLPLGTVKTRMRDGLTQLRKCLGGVA; this comes from the coding sequence GTGGAGGCGGACGAGCTTCTGATGCTCGTGGCAGGGGGCGATCAGAAGGCATTCGAGCAACTGTACGGACTGGTCTCCGGGCCGGTCTTCGGACTGGTCAAACGGGTCGTACGGGATCCTGCGCAGTCCGAGGAGGTGTCGCAGGAGGTACTGCTCGAACTCTGGCGGTCCGCCGCACGGTTCGACCCGGCGCGCGGCAGCGCCCTGTCCTGGATCCTCACCCTCGCCCACCGCCGCGCCGTCGACCGGGTGCGCAGCGCCCGTGCGGCCGGCGAGCGCGAACAGCGCGAGGCCCGGCGCGCCCACCACCCCGCCTTCGACCAGGTGTCCGAGGAGGTGGAGGCGGGTCTGGAACGCGAGTGGGTGCGTCGCTGCCTGGACCGCCTGACGGCCCTGCAACGCCAGTCCGTCACACTCGCCTACTACGACGGCTACACGTACCGTGAAGTGGCCGAGCGGCTCTCCCTGCCGCTCGGCACGGTCAAGACCCGCATGCGCGACGGACTCACCCAGCTGCGCAAGTGCCTGGGAGGTGTCGCATGA